In one Oryza glaberrima chromosome 2, OglaRS2, whole genome shotgun sequence genomic region, the following are encoded:
- the LOC127761904 gene encoding glutelin type-B 2-like, with the protein MATTVSSQFSICFCVLLLVHDSMAQLFYPRTNPWHSPHQGSFSEYRFDRLQAFESLQKVRSEGGVTEYVDERNELFQHTGTFVIRRIIQPQGLLVPRYTNTLSMVYIIQGRGTMGLTFLGCPATYQQQFQQFSPQWQSESQKFRDEHQKIYQFRQGDIIPLPAGVAHWFYNDGDAPVVTIYVYDINNRANQVEPRQKEFLLAANNNRVQQVYGSSIEQHPRQNIFNRIGVEQLSEALGINTVAAKRPQSQNDQRGGIIVDGLYPTAVFKGRKVRLIPRNTREWNKRAWDKDFYTGSGPQGR; encoded by the exons ATGGCAACTACTGTTTCCTCTCAGTTTTCTATATGCTTTTGTGTACTTCTCTTGGTCCATGATTCTATGGCCCAACTATTTTATCCAAGAACAAACCCATGGCATAGTCCTCATCAAGGAAGTTTTAGTGAGTATAGATTTGATAGATTACAAGCATTTGAGTCACTTCAGAAAGTGAGATCAGAAGGTGGTGTGACTGAGTATGTTGATGAGAGGAATGAATTATTCCAGCACACTGGTACATTTGTCATCCGACGTATCATTCAGCCTCAAGGTCTTTTGGTACCTCGATACACCAACACTCTCAGCATGGTCTACATCATCCAAG GGAGAGGTACTATGGGCTTAACTTTCCTCGGTTGCCCAGCAACTTACCAACAACAATTCCAACAATTTTCGCCTCAATGGCAAAGTGAAAGCCAAAAGTTTAGGGACGAGCACCAAAAGATCTATCAATTTAGACAAGGAGATATTATTCCACTCCCAGCTGGTGTTGCACATTGGTTCTACAATGATGGTGATGCACCTGTTGTTACCATATATGTTTATGACATAAACAACCGTGCTAATCAGGTTGAACCAAGGCAAAAG GAATTCTTATTAGCTGCTAACAACAATAGAGTTCAACAAGTATATGGTAGCTCAATTGAGCAACACCCTAggcaaaatatattcaacagaATCGGTGTTGAGCAACTAAGTGAGGCTTTAGGCATCAACACAGTAGCAGCAAAGAGGCCGCAGAGTCAAAATGACCAAAGAGGAGGGATCATTGTTGACGGGTTATACCCGACCGCGGTATTTAAGGGACGTAAGGTACGACTGATACCAAGGAATACGCGAGAGTGGAATAAGAGAGCATgggacaaggatttttatactggttcaggccctcaAGGTAGGTAA
- the LOC127762007 gene encoding uncharacterized protein LOC127762007, whose protein sequence is MVKSSTKKVVIDKPSMARDIPTSLCDLPQAVRDGIVNALVDHQEVAATKDVVEMEIGSSTAEKVANMASQPGSSGTVGSKKRKWGFGVDPTGGVLTKGTHSLTSSPDNAPTSGRLKPMRFMSKSKAKAAPTISNQNMGKHDEASSQPATHIIVSPSTAPLPSVAAVVLPPPGTAFNHLASACQEVLLSAKAASTEVNRLIAELTATNEKLSKLKEELATANTNNESLRLLIKENSEMHQEGQKALAEEKSKREALYAGLKENFFAFNEVAKQLGRGVQPPPHFDDVSLLASIGELVGEMEKVPADIIQKADWDTRIALKTGACHTLACISSKHPELDLNKEVHEGVAEEEREKLMDQLEKTGEAVASFYLD, encoded by the exons ATGGTGAAGAGCAGCACCAAGAAGGTGGTGATAGACAAGCCAAGCATGGCTAGAGACATCCCGACCTCGTTGTGCGACCTGCCCCAAGCTGTCAGGGATGGGATTGTAAAT GCACTTGTTGACCACCAGGAAGTCGCGGCCACAAAAGACGTGGTGGAGATGGAGATAGGGTCCTCTACCGCCGAGAAGGTGGCTAACATGGCCTCTCAACCTGGGTCTAGTGGTACCGTTGGATCCAAGAAGAGGAAATGGGGCTTCGGAGTGGACCCCACGGGTGGTGTCCTGACAAAGGGCACCCATTCCTTG ACCTCCTCACCGGATAATGCCCCCACTAGTGGAAGGCTCAAACCAATGAGATTTATGTCGAAGAGCAAGGCCAA GGCCGCCCCTACCATCTCCAATCAGAACATGGGGAAACATGACGAGGCTAGCTCCCAACCAGCCACCCACATCATCGTCTCCCCCTCCACAGCCCCCCTCCCCTCCGTTGCTGCAGTTGTCTTGCCGCCTCCAGGAACGGCGTTCAACCATCTAGCTAGTGCTTGCCAAGAGGTACTCCTTTCAGCTAAGGCAGCCAGCACAGAAGTCAACCGGCTCATCGCCGAGCTCACTGCTACCAACGAGAAGTTAAGCAAACTCAAGGAGGAGTTGGCCACGGCGAACACCAACAACGAAAGCCTGCGCCTTCTCATTAAAGAGAATTCGGAAATGCACCAAGAGGGTCAGAAGGCCCTAGCGGAGGAGAAGAGCAAAAGGGAGGCCCTTTATGCCGGGCTGAAGGAGAACTTCTTTGCCTTCAATGAGGTGGCGAAGCAACTTGGTCGTGGGGTGCAGCCGCCACCGCACTTCGATGATGTCTCGCTACTAGCGTCCATTGGCGAGCTAGTTGGCGAGATGGAGAAGGTCCCTGCTGACATCATCCAGAAAGCTGACTGGGACACCCGCATCGCCCTCAAGACTGGAGCCTGCCACACCCTTGCTTGTATCTCGTCCAAGCATCCAGAGCTGGACCTCAACAAGGAGGTCCACGAGGGTGTGgctgaggaggagagggaaaagCTCATGGATCAACTTGAGAAGACTGGCGAGGCGGTGGCTAGCTTCTATCTCGACTAG
- the LOC127763818 gene encoding glutelin type-B 2 — MATTIFSRFSIYFCAMLLCQGSMAQLFNPSTNPWHSPRQGSFRECRFDRLQAFEPLRKVRSEAGVTEYFDEKNELFQCTGTFVIRRVIQPQGLLVPRYSNTPGLVYIIQGRGSMGLTFPGCPATYQKQFQQFSSQGQSQSQKFRDEHQKIHQFRQGDVVALPAGVAHWFYNDGDASVVAIYVYDINNSANQLEPRQKEFLLAGNNNRVQQVYGSSIEQHSSQNIFNGFGTELLSEALGINTVAAKRLQSQNDLRGEIVHVKNGLQLLKPTLTQQQEQAQAQYQEVQYSEQQQTSSRWNGLEENFCTIKARVNIENPSRADSYNPRAGRISSVNSQKFPILNLIQMSATRVNLYQNAILSPFWNVNAHSLVYMIQGQSRVQVVSNFGKTVFDGVLRPGLLLIIPQHYAVLKKAEREGCQYIAIKTNANAFVSHLAGKNSVFRALPVDVVANAYRISREQARSIKNNRGEEHGAFTPRFQQQYYPGFSNESESETSK; from the exons ATGGCAACTACCATTTTCTCTCGTTTTTCTATATACTTTTGTGCTATGCTATTATGCCAGGGTTCTATGGCCCAACTATTTAATCCAAGCACAAACCCATGGCATAGTCCTCGGCAAGGAAGTTTTAGGGAGTGTAGGTTTGATAGACTACAAGCATTTGAGCCACTTCGAAAAGTAAGGTCAGAAGCTGGGGTGACTGAGTACTTCGATGAGAAGAATGAATTATTCCAATGCACAGGTACTTTTGTCATCCGACGTGTCATTCAACCTCAAGGCCTTTTGGTACCTCGATATAGCAATACTCCTGGCCTGGTCTACATCATTCAAG GGAGGGGTTCTATGGGTTTAACCTTCCCCGGTTGCCCAGCGACTTATCAGAAACAATTCCAACAATTTTCGTCTCAAGGCCAAAGTCAAAGCCAAAAGTTTAGGGATGAGCATCAAAAGATCCATCAATTTAGACAAGGAGATGTTGTTGCACTCCCAGCTGGTGTTGCACATTGGTTCTACAATGATGGTGATGCATCGGTTGTTGCCATATATGTTTATGACATAAACAACAGTGCAAATCAACTTGAACCAAGGCAAAAG GAGTTCCTATTAGCTGGTAACAACAATAGGGTTCAACAAGTATATGGTAGCTCAATTGAGCAACACTCTAGCCAAAACATATTCAACGGATTTGGTACTGAGCTACTAAGTGAGGCTTTAGGCATCAACACAGTAGCAGCAAAGAGGCTGCAGAGCCAAAATGATCTGAGAGGAGAGATCGTACATGTGAAAAATGGCCTTCAATTGTTGAAACCGACTTTGACACAACAACAAGAACAAGCACAAGCTCAATACCAAGAAGTTCAATATAGTGAACAACAACAAACATCTTCCCGATGGAACGGATTGGAGGAGAACTTCTGCACAATCAAGGCAAGAGTAAACATTGAAAATCCTAGTCGTGCTGATTCATACAACCCACGTGCTGGAAGGATTTCAAGTGTCAACAGCCAAAAGTTTCCCATCCTTAACCTCATCCAAATGAGTGCTACCAGAGTAAACCTATACCAG AATGCTATTCTCTCACCATTCTGGAACGTCAATGCTCATAGTTTGGTCTATATGATTCAAGGGCAATCTCGAGTTCAAGTCGTTAGTAACTTTGGAAAGACTGTGTTCGATGGTGTCCTTCGCCCTGGACTACTATTGATCATTCCACAACATTATGCTGTCTTGAAGAAAGCAGAGCGTGAAGGATGCCAATATATTGCAATCAAGACAAACGCTAACGCCTTCGTCAGCCACCTTGCAGGAAAAAACTCAGTATTCCGCGCCTTACCAGTTGATGTGGTCGCTAATGCTTACCGCATCTCACGGGAGCAAGCCCGAAGCATCAAGAACAATAGGGGAGAAGAGCACGGTGCCTTCACTCCTAGATTTCAACAACAATACTACCCAGGATTCTCGAATGAGTCCGAAAGTGAGACTTCAAAGTAA